From Streptomyces sp. NBC_00775, one genomic window encodes:
- a CDS encoding RDD family protein, with product MSAPTPAPGDDRPREGYYPDPSIPGYVRYWNGAAWVPGTSRPAPLDGEPLAPPPGARPVHVPAPAPAPAEETGPHFFDEDPQPRPASPAEAQHGSRPESAAAWGADRSQQTGFGGEQDRRVSWGAPQGADPRVPRAAQPVDAVVQPDGKSSRTDGTATIPPADSAGGQQPPASGGTVVFRRPTGPVRPAGTESPAGAGSTGNPGSATPGAQDPLPSDGTMAFRALPRTDRQGGAQTGSTGAAAGASPQSAPPGTAGTSGGAGVSGGAGGGFGAGQAAQAAAAARNTPATPAAPATPATPATPATPSVPQQSGGSTPMTSGAGGGQPSWAQQVHQLAGAPGEEGQPVAPWKPPVDDIFQAAARRHSAARPAGLGKRLAARLVDTVVLAGVTAVAAVPLGTKAVDHINEKVDAAKLSGEKVTVWLLDGTTAGYLGIILAVLLLSGVLYDALPTAKWGRTLGKKLCGIEVRDIEGHEPPSFGRALRRWLVYSVPGLLAVGVVGVLWCLFDKPWRQCWHDKAAHTFVAASS from the coding sequence ATGAGCGCCCCAACCCCGGCCCCCGGTGACGACAGGCCCCGCGAAGGGTATTACCCGGACCCCTCCATTCCTGGATATGTCCGGTACTGGAACGGTGCCGCCTGGGTGCCGGGTACGAGCCGTCCGGCGCCCCTGGACGGCGAACCGCTCGCGCCGCCGCCCGGCGCACGCCCCGTGCATGTGCCCGCTCCGGCGCCGGCTCCGGCGGAGGAGACGGGTCCGCACTTCTTCGACGAGGATCCGCAGCCCCGTCCGGCGAGCCCCGCCGAGGCGCAGCACGGCAGCCGGCCCGAGTCCGCCGCCGCGTGGGGCGCCGACCGCTCCCAGCAGACCGGCTTCGGCGGCGAACAGGACCGCAGGGTGTCCTGGGGCGCGCCTCAGGGCGCCGACCCGCGGGTGCCCCGCGCGGCACAGCCGGTGGACGCGGTCGTCCAGCCCGACGGGAAGTCCTCCCGCACGGACGGCACGGCGACGATCCCGCCCGCGGACTCCGCCGGCGGCCAGCAGCCGCCGGCGTCCGGCGGCACCGTGGTGTTCCGTCGTCCCACGGGACCGGTGCGGCCGGCGGGGACGGAGAGCCCGGCAGGCGCCGGCAGTACTGGGAACCCGGGTTCCGCCACCCCCGGCGCCCAGGACCCCCTTCCTTCCGACGGCACCATGGCCTTCCGTGCGCTCCCGCGCACGGACCGGCAGGGCGGGGCGCAGACCGGGAGCACGGGCGCGGCGGCGGGTGCGTCCCCTCAGTCCGCTCCGCCGGGCACGGCCGGTACGTCCGGTGGCGCCGGCGTTTCCGGTGGCGCCGGCGGTGGCTTCGGTGCCGGGCAGGCCGCCCAGGCCGCCGCCGCTGCCCGTAACACCCCCGCCACCCCTGCCGCTCCCGCGACGCCCGCCACTCCCGCCACTCCCGCCACCCCGTCCGTTCCCCAGCAGTCCGGCGGCTCCACCCCCATGACCAGCGGCGCCGGCGGCGGTCAGCCCTCCTGGGCCCAGCAGGTGCACCAGCTCGCGGGTGCCCCGGGTGAGGAGGGGCAGCCGGTCGCGCCGTGGAAGCCGCCGGTCGACGACATCTTCCAGGCGGCCGCGCGGCGGCACTCGGCGGCGCGGCCCGCGGGCCTGGGCAAGCGGCTGGCCGCACGGCTCGTGGACACCGTCGTGCTGGCCGGTGTCACCGCCGTGGCCGCCGTGCCGCTGGGCACCAAGGCGGTCGACCACATCAACGAGAAGGTCGACGCGGCCAAGCTCTCCGGCGAGAAGGTCACGGTCTGGCTGCTCGACGGCACGACCGCCGGCTACCTCGGCATCATCCTCGCCGTGCTGCTGCTCTCCGGCGTTCTCTACGACGCGCTGCCCACCGCCAAGTGGGGCCGCACCCTCGGCAAGAAGCTGTGCGGCATCGAGGTGCGCGACATCGAGGGCCACGAACCCCCGTCCTTCGGCCGGGCCCTGCGCCGCTGGCTCGTCTACAGCGTTCCGGGCCTCCTGGCCGTCGGCGTCGTCGGCGTGCTGTGGTGTCTGTTCGACAAGCCGTGGCGCCAGTGCTGGCACGACAAGGCGGCGCACACGTTCGTAGCCGCGTCGTCGTAG
- a CDS encoding tetratricopeptide repeat protein — MEIQERQPVLTGLQPQEPSGPRRSHLAKRLLIGVVAGSVVLGGVLVLLPSTPRAAAPRPAAGPPGRANTAVTAGVPVAVADLVAVIGDREAHLRAHPRDGQAWAVLGNAYAEQARRTGMPAYYPKAEKALRASLRSRPEKNQAAMDGLTALANARGDFLAAKEWGETAVEQSPKRWTTYALLIDTYTGLGDYKAARRTLEKLQELHKGPRVLARASRVYWNLGWREDAAATISDAAAGAATPAERAAYLQQAGELAWERGDVKESLSYYKAALASDPDEHGSLAGQGRALAALGRMSEAMRSYQTALARQPAPRYALELGELYEKLGLTGAARVQYDLLRDRVRQDEAGGVDDELVLGLFEADHGDPQAAVRRLRAEWEAQPGIPVADALGWALHRAGDDKEALKFAKKAMDREHGGGVRSALYAYHRGQIERELDLVGPARRHLAEALQINPHFSPLFAPSAQEALTAMGEPSEEGPPDPSEETEEPAAPERATTPALRRPA, encoded by the coding sequence ATGGAGATCCAAGAGCGACAGCCGGTCCTCACCGGGCTGCAGCCCCAGGAACCCTCTGGGCCGCGCCGCTCCCACCTCGCCAAGCGCTTGCTCATCGGTGTGGTCGCGGGCAGCGTCGTCCTCGGCGGTGTGCTGGTGCTGCTGCCCTCGACACCGCGGGCCGCGGCGCCGCGGCCCGCGGCGGGTCCGCCGGGCCGGGCGAACACGGCGGTCACGGCCGGGGTGCCCGTCGCGGTGGCCGATCTGGTGGCGGTCATCGGGGACCGCGAGGCCCATCTGCGGGCCCATCCGCGCGACGGGCAGGCCTGGGCGGTGCTCGGCAACGCTTATGCGGAGCAGGCGCGGCGGACCGGGATGCCCGCGTACTACCCGAAGGCCGAGAAGGCGCTGCGTGCGTCGCTGCGGTCCAGGCCGGAGAAGAACCAGGCGGCGATGGACGGCCTCACGGCGCTCGCCAACGCGCGGGGCGACTTCCTGGCGGCGAAGGAGTGGGGCGAGACGGCTGTGGAGCAGTCGCCGAAGCGGTGGACGACGTACGCGCTGCTGATCGACACGTACACCGGCCTCGGGGACTACAAGGCCGCCCGCAGGACCCTCGAAAAGCTCCAGGAGCTGCACAAGGGGCCGAGGGTGCTGGCACGGGCCTCGCGCGTCTACTGGAACCTCGGCTGGCGTGAGGACGCGGCCGCCACGATCAGCGACGCGGCGGCGGGCGCGGCGACACCCGCCGAACGGGCGGCCTATCTGCAGCAGGCCGGTGAGCTGGCCTGGGAGCGCGGTGACGTCAAGGAGTCGCTGAGCTACTACAAGGCCGCGCTGGCGAGCGACCCCGACGAGCACGGGTCCCTCGCCGGTCAGGGGCGCGCGCTGGCGGCGCTCGGGCGCATGTCGGAGGCGATGCGCTCGTACCAGACGGCGCTCGCCAGGCAGCCCGCGCCGCGGTACGCGCTGGAGCTGGGCGAGCTGTACGAGAAGCTGGGGCTCACGGGGGCCGCGCGCGTGCAGTACGACCTGCTGCGGGACCGGGTGCGGCAGGACGAGGCCGGGGGTGTGGACGACGAGCTGGTCCTCGGGCTCTTCGAGGCGGACCACGGTGACCCGCAGGCGGCGGTGCGGCGGCTGCGCGCCGAGTGGGAGGCGCAGCCCGGTATTCCCGTCGCGGACGCGCTCGGCTGGGCGCTGCACCGGGCCGGGGACGACAAGGAAGCGCTCAAGTTCGCCAAGAAGGCCATGGACAGGGAGCACGGAGGCGGCGTGCGCAGCGCGCTGTACGCGTACCACCGGGGCCAGATCGAACGCGAACTGGACCTCGTCGGCCCGGCCCGCCGCCACCTGGCCGAGGCCCTCCAGATCAACCCGCACTTCTCGCCGCTCTTCGCCCCCTCGGCCCAGGAGGCCCTGACGGCGATGGGAGAACCCAGCGAGGAGGGTCCGCCCGATCCGTCGGAGGAGACCGAGGAGCCGGCCGCACCGGAGCGCGCGACGACGCCCGCCCTGAGGCGCCCGGCGTAA
- a CDS encoding RDD family protein, whose protein sequence is MSSEPPPPGSGRPPDEDPFKKQPPPAEGGGSPYDSPTPPPAGGGSPYDSPPGGQPPPYGGGQPPPYGGGGGPYGAGGPYGGDPLAGMPPLADSGKRVLARIIDMILVGIVVWLLSWAFGFHQYTMDSDKIKWGDSFGKEVLAAVLYVAYDTVMMSKSGQTLGKRVFNLRVANLDNGATPSAQTMLVRSLVLWLPFAFCCLCIWIAIAGGWSFFDKPYKQGLHDKAAKTVVVSTS, encoded by the coding sequence ATGAGCAGCGAACCGCCGCCCCCAGGCTCCGGCCGGCCACCGGACGAGGACCCGTTCAAGAAGCAGCCCCCGCCCGCCGAGGGCGGCGGTTCCCCGTACGACAGCCCCACGCCGCCGCCTGCGGGCGGCGGTTCCCCGTACGACTCCCCGCCCGGCGGTCAGCCGCCTCCGTACGGCGGCGGCCAGCCACCCCCTTATGGAGGAGGCGGCGGTCCCTACGGCGCGGGCGGTCCCTACGGCGGCGATCCGCTCGCCGGGATGCCTCCGCTCGCCGACAGCGGCAAACGGGTGCTGGCGAGGATCATCGACATGATCCTCGTAGGCATCGTGGTGTGGCTGCTGTCCTGGGCGTTCGGGTTCCACCAGTACACAATGGACTCGGACAAGATCAAGTGGGGCGATTCCTTCGGGAAGGAAGTCCTCGCCGCCGTTCTCTACGTCGCCTACGACACCGTGATGATGAGCAAGTCGGGCCAGACCCTGGGCAAGAGGGTGTTCAACCTGCGGGTGGCCAACCTCGACAACGGCGCCACGCCCTCCGCACAGACCATGCTGGTGCGCTCGCTGGTCCTCTGGCTGCCGTTCGCGTTCTGCTGCTTGTGTATCTGGATCGCGATCGCGGGAGGCTGGAGCTTCTTCGACAAGCCCTACAAGCAGGGTCTGCACGACAAGGCGGCCAAGACGGTGGTGGTCAGCACCAGTTGA
- a CDS encoding FAD-binding oxidoreductase, giving the protein MIMSRSEAPHDKGTAATGNLVDRLLSGLPAEAVLIDPDITVSYANDMASFCEAGTPAVVVLPRTVEQVQHVMRTATELRVPVVPQGARTGLSGAANASDGCIVLSLVKMDRILEISPVDRIAVVEPGVINATLSRAVNEHGLYYPPDPSSWEMCTIGGNIGTASGGLCCVKYGVTAEYVLGLEVVLADGRLMSTGRRTAKGVAGYDLTRLFVGSEGSLGIVVRAILALKPQPPQQLVLAAEFGSARAACDAVCRIMEGGHVPSLLELMDRTTVKAVNDMAHMGLPETTEALLLAAFDTHDPAADLAAVGALCEAAGATQVVPAEDAAESELLLQARRLSLTALEAVKGTTMIDDVCVPRSRLGDMLEGIERVADKYSLTIGVCAHAGDGNTHPTVCFDATDPDESRRARESFDEIMALGLELGGTITGEHGVGVLKKEWLAREIGPVGVEMQRAVKATFDPLGLLNPGKLF; this is encoded by the coding sequence GTGATCATGAGCCGTAGCGAAGCGCCGCACGACAAAGGCACGGCGGCGACCGGCAACCTCGTGGACCGTCTGCTGAGCGGCCTGCCGGCCGAAGCCGTTCTCATCGACCCGGACATCACGGTCTCGTACGCGAACGACATGGCGAGCTTCTGCGAGGCGGGCACTCCGGCCGTCGTCGTCCTGCCCCGCACCGTCGAGCAGGTCCAGCACGTCATGCGCACCGCGACCGAGCTGCGCGTCCCGGTCGTCCCGCAGGGCGCCCGCACGGGCCTGTCGGGCGCCGCCAACGCCTCCGACGGCTGCATCGTGCTGTCCCTGGTGAAGATGGACCGGATCCTGGAGATCAGCCCGGTCGACCGCATCGCCGTCGTCGAGCCGGGCGTCATCAACGCCACGCTCTCCCGCGCCGTCAACGAGCACGGCCTGTACTACCCGCCGGACCCCTCCAGCTGGGAGATGTGCACCATCGGCGGCAACATCGGCACGGCCTCCGGCGGCCTGTGCTGCGTGAAGTACGGGGTGACGGCCGAGTACGTGCTGGGACTGGAGGTCGTGCTGGCCGACGGACGGCTCATGTCCACCGGCCGCCGCACCGCGAAAGGCGTCGCCGGGTACGACCTCACCCGCCTCTTCGTCGGCTCGGAGGGCTCGCTCGGCATCGTCGTACGGGCGATCCTGGCGCTCAAGCCGCAGCCGCCCCAGCAGCTGGTGCTGGCCGCCGAGTTCGGGTCGGCGCGGGCCGCCTGCGACGCCGTGTGCCGGATCATGGAGGGCGGCCATGTGCCGTCCCTCCTCGAACTCATGGATCGCACGACGGTGAAGGCCGTCAACGACATGGCACACATGGGCCTCCCGGAGACCACCGAGGCACTCCTCCTCGCCGCCTTCGACACCCACGACCCGGCGGCCGACCTCGCGGCGGTCGGCGCCCTCTGCGAGGCCGCGGGCGCGACGCAGGTGGTCCCCGCGGAGGACGCGGCCGAGTCCGAACTCCTCCTTCAGGCACGGCGGTTGTCGCTCACCGCGCTCGAAGCGGTCAAGGGCACGACGATGATCGACGACGTGTGCGTGCCGCGCTCGCGGCTCGGCGACATGCTCGAAGGGATCGAGCGCGTCGCCGACAAGTACTCCCTGACGATCGGGGTCTGCGCGCACGCCGGAGACGGCAACACGCACCCCACCGTCTGCTTCGACGCCACCGACCCCGACGAGTCCCGGCGCGCCCGCGAGTCCTTCGACGAGATCATGGCCCTCGGCCTGGAACTCGGCGGCACGATCACCGGCGAGCACGGCGTGGGCGTTCTGAAGAAGGAGTGGCTGGCGCGCGAGATCGGCCCGGTGGGCGTGGAGATGCAGCGGGCGGTCAAGGCGACCTTCGACCCGCTGGGGCTCCTGAACCCGGGCAAGCTCTTCTGA
- a CDS encoding SsgA family sporulation/cell division regulator, whose translation MHTVVERELELKLVLSPERSIPVPARLSYRTDDPYAVHITFHIGSDHPVNWTFARELLVEGVFRPCGHGDVRIWPTKVAGRSVVLMALSSPDGDALLEAPTAQVSAWLERTLRAVPPGCEAERLGIDDGLAELLAPTPADDLWLRDPWPSDESKDAE comes from the coding sequence ATGCACACCGTGGTGGAACGCGAACTCGAACTCAAACTCGTCCTGTCGCCCGAGCGCAGCATCCCCGTCCCGGCGCGGCTCAGCTACCGCACCGACGATCCGTACGCCGTCCACATCACCTTCCACATCGGCTCCGACCATCCCGTCAACTGGACGTTCGCCCGCGAGCTGCTCGTCGAGGGGGTGTTCCGGCCGTGCGGGCACGGCGATGTGCGGATCTGGCCGACCAAGGTCGCGGGCCGCAGCGTCGTGCTGATGGCGCTGAGTTCGCCGGACGGCGACGCGCTGCTCGAAGCGCCCACCGCGCAGGTGTCCGCCTGGCTGGAGCGCACCCTGCGGGCGGTCCCCCCGGGCTGTGAGGCCGAGCGGCTCGGCATCGACGACGGCCTCGCCGAGCTGCTCGCGCCCACACCGGCCGACGATCTGTGGCTCCGCGATCCGTGGCCGTCGGACGAGTCCAAGGACGCTGAGTAG